GAAGATCCCGGCCGCGGCGAGCGGCTGCAGGATGACCCAGCCGACACCGATCACGGTCTGCCGGTAGCGCAGCAGCACGTCGCGCCGACCGAAGCTGACGAGGACCTCGCGGGCCTCCCAGAGCTCCTTGACCGACGGCAGGTCCCATCGCCCGGGCGGGGTGATCACGGTCTTGCTCATCGTCACCACCTCTCGTACTGGAAGTCGGCCAGGACCATGCCGTGGGTCAGCGCCTCGTCGGACGTGACCTCGGGGTACGGCGGGTTGGGCAGGACCTCGAAGGCCCCGGCCCCTTCCCAGGCGTCGAGGATGCCGGTCTTGCACACGTACAGGTCGTACGTGTACTTGCCGGGCTTGAGCCACAGGTCCTTGATGGTCAGTGCGCCGCGCTGCGGGACGGTCGGGTCGAGCCACAGGCCGACGAGGCGCGAGTCGCACTGGACGACGATGTTGCCGTTCATGTCGTTGACGTGGCACGAGACGAAGTAGCTGCCGACGAGGTCCGGGTTGGCGTTGACCGCGAACTCGATGACCTTGTCCTCGGTGGGCTCCATGGTCTCCTCGGCGATCGTCGCCTCGGTGAAGCGGAGCTCGCCGGTGCCGGCACGCCTGGACGCGTCCTGCTGGGCGACGTGGAAGCTCGTGAAGCTGTTGCGGTACTCCGCGAGCGCGTCCTCGACGTTGCCCGCGTAGGTGAGCTTGCCCTGGTCGAGGTAGATCGCCCGGGTGCACAACGCGGAGACGGTCTGCGCCTGGTGGCTCACGTACAGCACCGTGCGACCGTCGCGCGCGACGTCGCGCATCTTGGCGAGCGACTTGGCCTGGAACTCGGCGTCGCCGACCGCGAGGACCTCGTCGATCGCGAGGATCTCGGTCTCGAGGTGCGCGGCCACCGCGAACGCGAGGCGCACGTACATGCCCGACGAGTAGCGCTTGACCGGGGTCTCGAGGAACTTCTCGACCCCCGAGAAGTCCACGATCTCGTCGAACCGGCGCTGGATCTCCTTGCGCCGCATGCCGAGCAGCGTGCCGTTGAGGTAGACGTTCTCCCGTCCCGTGAGCTCGGGGTGGAAGCCGGTGCCGACCTCGAGCAGGCTGCCCACCCGGCCGCCCAGCTCGATGCGGCCCGCCGACGGTGCGGTGATCCGGGTCAGGAGCTTGAGGAGCGTGCTCTTGCCCGCACCGTTGCGCCCGATGATGCCCAGGGCCTCGCCCCACGGAACCTCGAAGCTGACGTCCTTGAGCGCCTCGAAGTCCTCGAACTCGGGCTTGTGCAGCGGG
This region of Oerskovia jenensis genomic DNA includes:
- a CDS encoding ABC transporter ATP-binding protein is translated as MADPAVAVKGLGKSYRIAKSGFRPTTAAEAVINRVKHPLHKPEFEDFEALKDVSFEVPWGEALGIIGRNGAGKSTLLKLLTRITAPSAGRIELGGRVGSLLEVGTGFHPELTGRENVYLNGTLLGMRRKEIQRRFDEIVDFSGVEKFLETPVKRYSSGMYVRLAFAVAAHLETEILAIDEVLAVGDAEFQAKSLAKMRDVARDGRTVLYVSHQAQTVSALCTRAIYLDQGKLTYAGNVEDALAEYRNSFTSFHVAQQDASRRAGTGELRFTEATIAEETMEPTEDKVIEFAVNANPDLVGSYFVSCHVNDMNGNIVVQCDSRLVGLWLDPTVPQRGALTIKDLWLKPGKYTYDLYVCKTGILDAWEGAGAFEVLPNPPYPEVTSDEALTHGMVLADFQYERW